From a single Methylacidiphilum kamchatkense Kam1 genomic region:
- a CDS encoding beta/alpha barrel domain-containing protein — MISLDEIKVPLDVPQSKRDNYKRIFFEITQGSGRLMLMAGDQKVEHLNDDFYGPGISPEDADPEHLFKIASKARIGAFATQLGLIARYGMDYPHIRYVVKLNSKTHLVKTAQRDPLSLLWLSFEQLDYFLETKSVPIVGVGYTIYPGSEFEAQMLREAAQLVFEAHQRGLIAIIWAYPRGKAVSNETDPHLVAGAAGLGACLGADFVKVNPPSVKEGDPNLALKEAVAAAGRTRVICAGGKETAVKDFLSRLHGQIHIGGTYGNATGRNIHQKPLSEAVAFCNAIAAITFDGVSVEEAFAIYKES; from the coding sequence ATGATCAGTTTAGATGAAATCAAAGTGCCCCTGGACGTCCCTCAATCCAAAAGAGATAATTACAAGCGGATTTTTTTTGAGATCACCCAAGGATCCGGACGCCTGATGCTTATGGCTGGGGATCAGAAGGTGGAGCATTTGAACGACGATTTTTACGGACCTGGCATTTCTCCTGAAGATGCTGATCCTGAGCATTTGTTTAAAATTGCAAGCAAAGCACGGATTGGAGCCTTTGCTACACAGCTTGGGCTTATTGCGCGCTATGGAATGGATTATCCGCATATACGATATGTCGTCAAACTCAACAGTAAGACGCACCTAGTCAAAACAGCACAGAGAGACCCTCTAAGCCTTCTTTGGCTTTCCTTTGAACAGCTCGATTATTTTTTGGAAACCAAGTCAGTACCTATTGTCGGCGTGGGCTATACGATCTATCCAGGCAGCGAATTCGAAGCACAGATGCTTAGGGAAGCTGCGCAGCTTGTATTTGAAGCCCATCAGCGTGGACTAATAGCTATTATATGGGCATATCCTCGAGGGAAAGCAGTAAGCAACGAAACTGACCCACATCTTGTAGCGGGAGCTGCTGGACTGGGCGCATGCCTTGGAGCGGATTTCGTGAAGGTAAATCCGCCTTCAGTAAAAGAAGGGGATCCCAACCTAGCACTCAAAGAAGCGGTAGCAGCCGCTGGTAGAACAAGGGTTATCTGCGCCGGCGGGAAAGAAACGGCCGTCAAGGATTTCCTAAGCAGACTACATGGCCAGATCCATATCGGTGGTACTTATGGGAATGCCACTGGAAGGAATATTCATCAAAAACCCCTGAGCGAAGCGGTCGCTTTTTGTAATGCCATTGCTGCTATTACTTTTGATGGAGTCTCCGTGGAGGAAGCTTTCGCTATATACAAAGAATCGTAA
- a CDS encoding ABC transporter substrate-binding protein, whose amino-acid sequence METSSMPKGKPGGIFIETSAAEPSTFNWLVSEDATSASFLNLMFDSLLSYDPIEDHVIAGLAKQWEIAPDNKTFRFRLRKGLTWSDGVPLTADDVLFSFACIYDPRFPNRNAYDLSVNGKPFKVEKIDDQTIQIQTPEIFAPFLRYMSGFPLMPKHILEPYFKDGSLQNQWNISTAKKDPKSIVTSGPFLILSYNPGERIVLEANPRYWKKADGDIRLPYIDYLIVKFVKDANASLIAFASGQTDIEGISPDNVAWVQKGEKIYHYTIYDRGPSTASSFLWFNQNPGKNKNNVPYVIPYKLKWFQNKLFRQAISYAIDREGIINGVLFGRGTPLWGPETPANVKWYNPNVKKYPYNPSLALQLLEQAGFRRDATGRLVDQENHPVSFTLLTNQENPIRTAMATVFKENLKQIGIEVLLQFIDFGTLVTKISDSYDYEACLLGLTGGGDPADGMSVFMSKGRLHQWYPNQPQPATPWEAEIDRLMVEQLTTLDEAKRIQCWFKVQEIMSEEQPYIYLVTPNTYVGLKNRWRNVKIPRIGPLVWNIEEIWTP is encoded by the coding sequence ATGGAAACGTCTTCCATGCCTAAAGGAAAACCAGGAGGCATATTCATAGAAACGAGTGCCGCAGAGCCTTCTACTTTTAATTGGCTGGTCTCAGAAGATGCCACTTCTGCTTCGTTCCTTAATCTGATGTTTGATAGTCTGCTCTCCTATGATCCAATAGAAGATCATGTGATTGCAGGGCTGGCAAAGCAGTGGGAGATAGCTCCAGACAATAAAACTTTTCGCTTTCGACTCCGAAAAGGACTTACTTGGAGTGATGGGGTGCCGCTGACTGCTGATGATGTGCTCTTTAGCTTTGCCTGTATTTACGATCCCCGATTCCCTAACCGGAATGCCTATGATCTTTCTGTCAACGGAAAACCTTTTAAAGTAGAAAAGATCGATGATCAAACCATTCAGATCCAAACCCCTGAAATCTTCGCTCCTTTCTTACGCTACATGTCAGGCTTTCCCTTGATGCCCAAACACATCCTCGAACCCTATTTCAAGGATGGATCTTTACAAAACCAATGGAACATCAGCACAGCCAAAAAAGATCCTAAGTCAATTGTTACCAGCGGCCCTTTTTTGATTCTTTCGTACAATCCTGGAGAACGAATCGTTCTAGAAGCTAATCCCAGATACTGGAAAAAAGCCGATGGGGATATCCGGCTACCTTATATCGATTATTTAATCGTCAAATTCGTCAAGGATGCTAACGCCAGCTTGATTGCTTTTGCGTCAGGTCAAACAGACATCGAAGGCATCAGCCCAGACAACGTGGCATGGGTTCAAAAAGGAGAAAAGATTTATCACTATACCATTTACGATAGAGGTCCCTCTACCGCTTCTTCCTTTCTTTGGTTTAATCAGAACCCTGGTAAAAACAAAAACAATGTTCCTTATGTCATTCCTTACAAGCTTAAGTGGTTTCAAAATAAACTCTTCCGACAAGCAATTTCTTATGCCATTGATAGGGAGGGGATTATTAATGGCGTGCTTTTTGGCAGGGGGACCCCGCTTTGGGGCCCTGAAACCCCTGCTAATGTAAAATGGTATAACCCGAATGTTAAAAAGTACCCCTATAACCCTAGTCTTGCTTTGCAGCTTCTGGAACAGGCAGGATTCCGCCGGGATGCCACTGGCAGACTTGTTGATCAGGAAAACCATCCAGTTTCTTTTACGCTTCTTACCAATCAAGAAAATCCAATCCGCACTGCCATGGCTACCGTCTTTAAAGAAAATTTAAAACAGATAGGCATTGAAGTGCTCCTGCAATTCATCGACTTTGGCACGCTCGTAACCAAAATTAGTGACAGTTACGACTATGAAGCCTGTTTGCTTGGACTAACGGGAGGAGGAGACCCTGCCGATGGCATGTCCGTGTTCATGAGTAAAGGGAGACTGCATCAGTGGTATCCTAATCAACCACAGCCTGCCACTCCATGGGAAGCAGAAATAGACAGGCTTATGGTCGAACAATTAACTACATTGGATGAGGCTAAGCGGATTCAATGCTGGTTTAAAGTCCAAGAAATTATGAGTGAGGAGCAGCCGTATATCTATCTGGTAACTCCCAATACTTATGTCGGATTGAAAAACCGGTGGCGGAATGTAAAAATTCCCCGCATCGGGCCATTAGTCTGGAATATAGAAGAGATATGGACCCCATGA
- a CDS encoding phospho-sugar mutase, whose translation MNFSLLNAIEAAFKDHKLLEEAFKNLHAFLSTTNLTTIEKESIQELVQTNNWEELNERFYKKLSFGTGGIRGRTIGRVITQAERGNADVHGPPQFPAVGVNCMNDRNVRSAALGLANYLKRNFPGEPLKIVISHDSRHFSRYFSELCARELQKVGVEAFLFESQRSTPQLSFTVRWLKAHGGIMITASHNPPYDNGFKAYFRDGCQLIEPHASAVIKEVEKIESSPDLCTSSAEGRLTLLGPDADRAYIKAVETICLDPKAFASAKEKLKVVYTPLHGTGIEIIPKLFDRHGIHYSLVQSQSVPDGSFPTVKTPNPEDPAALSLAVQQAKVENSDIVIGTDPDGDRMGAAIKNRNGEFVHLTGNQIFAIFAYYRTSKLFELGILTPENAHRAVIIKSFVTTDLIKKIAEHFHVRCVETLTGFKYIGAKLLKYEMQSGLVDYDSHPFEERRAVQLQRGTYFICGGEESYGTSCGDYVRDKDANSAALELVEVAGWAALQSMNLLEYLDSIYNSFGYFAEKLGTLTFEGAEESGYIGTILQSYRNEPPREFLGQKLLSFDDFGLEDHYDSEGDLIPKEIMLHFLFENNNKLVVRASGTEPKIKFYLFTHFPVTNRLQQAKEQAQNFLDKWWEAIQGDVKRRISK comes from the coding sequence ATGAACTTTTCTTTACTCAATGCCATCGAAGCGGCCTTCAAGGATCACAAACTTCTCGAAGAAGCTTTCAAAAATCTTCATGCCTTCCTAAGCACTACCAATTTAACAACGATTGAAAAGGAATCTATTCAGGAACTGGTACAGACCAACAACTGGGAAGAGCTCAATGAACGGTTCTATAAAAAGCTTTCTTTTGGGACCGGTGGTATTCGTGGCAGGACAATAGGAAGGGTTATCACTCAGGCCGAACGAGGGAACGCTGACGTCCATGGCCCTCCTCAATTTCCAGCCGTTGGCGTTAACTGCATGAACGATCGCAATGTTCGCAGCGCTGCATTAGGTTTAGCTAATTACCTAAAGAGGAATTTTCCTGGTGAACCATTAAAAATTGTCATTTCCCATGATTCTCGTCATTTTTCTAGGTATTTTTCCGAACTTTGTGCAAGAGAATTACAAAAGGTAGGGGTAGAGGCTTTTCTTTTTGAGTCTCAACGATCCACTCCCCAGCTTTCCTTTACTGTCAGATGGTTGAAGGCGCATGGTGGGATTATGATTACGGCAAGCCATAATCCGCCTTATGACAATGGCTTTAAAGCCTACTTTCGTGATGGCTGCCAACTCATTGAACCTCACGCATCGGCAGTCATAAAAGAAGTGGAGAAGATTGAATCTTCTCCAGATTTATGTACGTCCTCTGCCGAAGGCCGTTTGACTCTTCTAGGACCAGATGCTGATAGAGCTTATATTAAAGCCGTTGAAACCATTTGCCTTGATCCCAAAGCATTTGCTAGCGCGAAAGAAAAATTAAAAGTAGTTTATACTCCTCTGCATGGGACTGGCATTGAAATCATTCCAAAGCTTTTCGACAGGCACGGAATCCACTATAGCCTTGTCCAAAGTCAATCGGTTCCAGACGGAAGTTTCCCTACCGTAAAGACTCCTAATCCTGAAGATCCTGCTGCCCTTTCACTAGCTGTCCAACAAGCAAAAGTAGAAAACAGCGATATTGTCATCGGAACCGATCCCGATGGAGATAGAATGGGAGCAGCAATAAAAAATCGAAATGGAGAATTCGTTCATTTAACTGGGAACCAGATTTTTGCCATTTTTGCTTATTATAGAACTTCCAAGCTTTTCGAACTTGGCATTCTGACTCCGGAAAATGCGCACAGAGCTGTGATCATTAAATCATTTGTAACGACTGATCTTATTAAAAAAATTGCCGAGCATTTTCATGTTCGGTGTGTAGAAACGCTCACCGGTTTTAAATATATTGGTGCAAAGCTGTTAAAATATGAGATGCAATCTGGTCTTGTGGATTACGACTCGCATCCTTTTGAAGAAAGAAGAGCTGTGCAACTCCAAAGAGGAACATATTTTATCTGCGGAGGAGAAGAAAGTTATGGGACTTCCTGTGGGGATTATGTAAGGGACAAGGATGCTAACAGCGCGGCATTGGAACTTGTCGAAGTAGCTGGATGGGCGGCCCTTCAATCGATGAATCTCTTAGAATATCTAGACTCTATTTACAATAGTTTTGGCTATTTTGCTGAAAAACTAGGGACTTTAACTTTTGAAGGGGCTGAGGAGTCGGGCTACATAGGCACCATCCTGCAATCTTATAGAAATGAACCTCCAAGGGAATTTCTTGGTCAAAAACTTCTATCCTTTGACGATTTTGGTCTGGAAGACCATTATGATAGCGAAGGAGATCTCATTCCAAAGGAAATCATGTTGCATTTTCTCTTTGAAAATAACAACAAGCTGGTGGTTCGAGCATCAGGAACAGAACCGAAAATAAAGTTTTATTTGTTTACCCACTTTCCAGTTACTAACAGATTACAGCAAGCCAAAGAACAGGCTCAGAACTTTTTGGATAAATGGTGGGAAGCCATTCAAGGGGATGTTAAAAGAAGAATAAGTAAGTAA
- a CDS encoding sodium:solute symporter family transporter, producing MLLGGIVAFWILIEKLSFVYPLPTLFHKLIDRPWITMGIIPSKGLLENLLVILAIDYTIWSALIGSTFTTMATHGTDQDIVQRLLTAKDYQKSRLSLILSGFADIPIGFLFLSIGLLLSFFYSTHADSGLPANPNEIFPYFIITQLPSGIRGIVIAAIFATATGSLSAALNALATSFCQDWMHPPMNVITDEKKKVSILRAATIFFAFLTSLIGIGTAMYVVYSPEARILPIILGIIGFTYGPLLGVFLLGILTRTRGSDKKNAYAMAAGFLAVLVLSGPLFGGDSKTNAHGSFMPFPIPHIAFPWRICIGALTTFCIGLVFGEKEKISPQSDSPLSPNGDGLLSTSRKL from the coding sequence ATGCTTCTAGGCGGTATTGTTGCTTTCTGGATTCTGATAGAAAAACTCTCTTTTGTTTATCCCTTGCCCACACTTTTCCATAAACTCATCGATCGACCCTGGATTACTATGGGCATTATCCCATCAAAAGGGCTCCTGGAAAACTTGCTTGTGATTCTGGCAATTGATTATACCATATGGTCGGCTTTGATCGGCTCGACTTTTACTACCATGGCCACGCATGGGACCGATCAAGACATCGTCCAGCGATTGCTCACGGCAAAAGATTACCAGAAAAGTAGGCTTTCCTTGATCCTTTCAGGATTTGCTGATATACCGATCGGTTTTCTTTTCCTTTCCATTGGCCTTTTGTTATCTTTTTTCTACTCGACGCATGCCGATTCTGGTCTGCCAGCAAATCCAAACGAAATATTCCCCTATTTCATCATCACTCAGCTCCCTTCTGGCATTCGGGGCATTGTCATAGCTGCGATTTTCGCCACGGCTACAGGTTCATTAAGTGCGGCTTTAAATGCGTTGGCCACCTCTTTTTGTCAGGATTGGATGCATCCCCCTATGAATGTCATCACCGATGAGAAAAAAAAGGTTTCGATCCTGCGGGCTGCCACCATTTTTTTTGCTTTTCTCACTTCCCTTATTGGGATTGGTACAGCGATGTATGTCGTCTACTCACCTGAAGCAAGGATATTACCGATTATTCTTGGGATCATTGGCTTTACTTATGGACCACTACTTGGTGTTTTTCTTTTGGGGATACTGACTAGAACAAGAGGCAGCGACAAAAAAAATGCCTACGCCATGGCTGCAGGTTTTCTTGCCGTATTGGTTCTAAGTGGCCCTCTGTTTGGAGGTGATTCAAAAACTAATGCGCATGGTTCTTTTATGCCCTTTCCTATACCTCATATTGCTTTCCCTTGGAGAATATGTATTGGAGCCCTAACAACCTTCTGCATTGGGCTAGTATTTGGAGAAAAAGAAAAGATTTCCCCCCAGAGTGACTCTCCTTTATCCCCTAATGGAGATGGGCTTCTTTCCACATCTCGCAAGCTGTAG
- a CDS encoding class I SAM-dependent methyltransferase, with translation MWIDSTILASFQRSLTDIHRVYTSEWGWIERYGEDYVVVLNEEQRQEELVESLFCWSRSNGLSCKRVFLKKRFKKEGPGSEGLIQLYGEQTLPLQTICQENGLAYSIRFHGGSSPGLFIDQRQNRVFLRKRKIGRLLNLFAFSCSFGLCAAIAGGQSWNVDLSAKFLEWGKENYRLNGVDPTKHTFLAMDARESLKLLHKKHIGFDHIIIDPPTFSCGRHGKHFSFPRDFEEMLDQVLDLCSEEVTTLFLSTNYRKWETKVLFLKAQKVAAKKNLKLSLLHGPFPLPDIPLSELPACCWIEVRR, from the coding sequence ATGTGGATCGATTCGACTATTTTAGCTTCTTTTCAACGATCTTTAACAGACATTCATCGCGTTTATACATCAGAATGGGGATGGATCGAAAGGTATGGGGAAGACTATGTAGTGGTTTTAAACGAAGAACAAAGACAAGAAGAGCTGGTTGAATCGCTCTTTTGTTGGAGCCGATCCAATGGATTATCCTGTAAAAGGGTATTTCTAAAAAAGCGTTTTAAAAAAGAAGGCCCTGGCTCTGAGGGGCTTATACAACTCTATGGAGAACAGACTCTTCCTTTACAAACTATTTGTCAAGAAAATGGGCTTGCTTACTCGATCCGATTTCATGGAGGTAGTTCTCCTGGCTTATTCATAGATCAAAGACAAAATCGGGTATTTTTAAGAAAGAGGAAAATCGGCAGGCTTTTAAATCTATTTGCTTTCAGCTGTTCCTTTGGACTGTGTGCAGCTATTGCTGGAGGGCAAAGTTGGAATGTGGATCTTTCAGCTAAATTTTTAGAATGGGGCAAAGAAAATTACAGGCTCAATGGAGTGGATCCCACTAAGCACACATTTTTGGCTATGGATGCCAGAGAATCTTTGAAGCTCCTCCACAAAAAACATATTGGATTTGATCATATCATTATTGATCCCCCCACTTTTTCCTGTGGTAGGCATGGCAAGCATTTTTCTTTTCCTAGAGATTTTGAAGAAATGCTTGATCAGGTATTAGATCTCTGTTCAGAGGAAGTAACAACCCTTTTTCTTTCTACCAACTACAGAAAGTGGGAAACAAAGGTGCTTTTTTTAAAAGCTCAAAAAGTAGCAGCTAAAAAAAACCTAAAGCTTTCGTTGCTTCACGGTCCGTTCCCTTTACCAGATATCCCTTTGAGTGAGCTGCCAGCCTGTTGCTGGATAGAAGTAAGGCGCTAG
- the lpxC gene encoding UDP-3-O-acyl-N-acetylglucosamine deacetylase, which translates to MQRTIREPVSVEGLSLHTGNPVRIVIKPADADSGYVFKRVDLPDEPTVQVSVDNVKQTERATTIGEGNVKVHTVEHVLAALRGCGVDNALIELNANEPPIGDGSGMFLVNEILKVGTVEQDKPVSFFELREPVWVEGEDGAYIAAWPDQNFSISCTHVSHTGLFTQYFSWKYDIKSFVTDIAPARTFVFYEELVPLIEKGLIKGGSLDNAIVIRGGTIYSQQPLRFENEFVRHKIFDMIGDFALFPKRLKARIVAARPSHFLNVKFIREIQKAYKNYLSHLMPLKIYP; encoded by the coding sequence ATGCAAAGGACTATACGCGAACCGGTGAGCGTGGAAGGACTATCTCTACATACAGGGAATCCAGTCAGAATTGTCATTAAGCCAGCGGACGCTGACAGTGGCTATGTATTTAAAAGGGTTGATCTTCCCGATGAGCCTACCGTGCAGGTATCAGTTGATAATGTCAAGCAAACGGAACGAGCGACGACAATAGGAGAAGGAAACGTTAAGGTTCATACTGTTGAACATGTTTTAGCTGCTTTAAGAGGCTGTGGGGTGGATAATGCTCTCATTGAACTGAATGCCAATGAGCCACCGATTGGAGATGGCAGTGGCATGTTCCTGGTCAATGAAATCTTAAAAGTTGGAACGGTCGAACAGGACAAACCGGTTTCTTTTTTTGAGCTAAGGGAACCAGTGTGGGTGGAAGGAGAGGATGGAGCTTACATTGCCGCCTGGCCTGATCAGAATTTCTCGATTAGTTGTACCCACGTCAGTCACACAGGACTTTTTACACAGTATTTTAGCTGGAAGTACGATATCAAAAGTTTTGTGACGGATATTGCCCCCGCCCGAACTTTCGTCTTTTATGAGGAATTGGTTCCCCTTATCGAAAAAGGGTTGATTAAAGGAGGTAGTCTTGATAATGCGATTGTCATTAGGGGGGGAACAATTTACAGTCAACAGCCTTTGCGGTTTGAAAACGAGTTTGTCAGACACAAAATTTTTGACATGATTGGCGACTTTGCTCTCTTTCCCAAGAGATTGAAAGCCAGAATTGTGGCCGCTCGGCCTAGTCATTTTCTGAATGTCAAATTCATCAGAGAAATACAGAAAGCCTATAAGAATTATCTTTCCCATTTGATGCCCTTGAAAATATACCCGTAG
- a CDS encoding ABC transporter ATP-binding protein, which yields MTGPTASSPLLSVNALKVYFPIRKSLFGRSKEWVKAVDDVTFTIQEGQTVGLVGESGSGKTTIGRTIVRLQDPTAGSILYEGKPIHNLSQKQFRPYRKKIQMIFQDPHNSLNPRLTIESILREPLDIHFPGMEKKQKKEKIVELLEKVGLSAEHLYRYPHEFSGGQRQRIGIARALAVGPKLIVCDEPVSALDVSVQAQIINLLMDLQQEFNLSYLFISHDLAVVEYLSDYVLVLNKGRIVEEGTPEEIYKNPKDEYTKKLIASIPSI from the coding sequence ATGACTGGACCTACTGCTTCCTCTCCGCTGTTGAGCGTTAATGCACTTAAAGTCTATTTCCCAATTCGAAAAAGCCTATTCGGCCGTTCGAAAGAATGGGTTAAGGCTGTGGACGATGTTACCTTTACAATTCAAGAAGGACAAACCGTTGGACTCGTCGGTGAAAGCGGCAGCGGAAAAACGACTATAGGCAGAACGATCGTCAGGCTGCAAGACCCAACGGCAGGTTCCATTCTTTATGAAGGTAAGCCAATTCACAATTTAAGCCAGAAGCAATTCCGCCCATATAGAAAAAAAATACAGATGATTTTCCAGGATCCCCATAACTCTTTGAACCCTCGGCTCACTATTGAATCAATTTTAAGAGAACCACTAGATATTCACTTTCCAGGCATGGAGAAAAAACAGAAAAAAGAAAAAATTGTTGAGCTTCTTGAAAAAGTCGGACTCAGCGCTGAGCATCTGTATCGATATCCTCATGAATTTAGCGGCGGACAACGGCAGCGGATCGGCATAGCCCGAGCCTTAGCCGTTGGACCAAAACTAATAGTATGTGATGAACCTGTAAGTGCACTGGATGTGTCGGTGCAGGCACAGATCATTAATCTGTTAATGGATCTACAGCAGGAATTTAACCTTTCCTATCTTTTCATTTCACATGATTTGGCTGTGGTTGAATACCTCAGCGATTATGTGCTAGTGCTGAATAAAGGGAGGATTGTGGAAGAGGGAACGCCAGAAGAAATTTATAAAAATCCAAAAGATGAGTATACAAAAAAACTCATTGCCTCCATTCCTTCCATCTAG
- the fabZ gene encoding 3-hydroxyacyl-ACP dehydratase FabZ, which translates to MKILPHRYPFLMLDRVLGFQDDVKAIGQKAVTMNEAYFQGHFPGHPIMPGVLQIEAMAQLASILLLRKAGNAGKLGYFMSADKVKFRKPVMPGDTLIIEVEMTKARGKIGKAFGKCYVNKETVCEGELLFALVDG; encoded by the coding sequence ATGAAGATTCTCCCGCATCGCTATCCATTTTTAATGTTGGATCGCGTGCTCGGTTTTCAGGATGATGTCAAAGCCATAGGTCAGAAAGCGGTGACGATGAACGAAGCCTACTTTCAAGGCCATTTCCCTGGTCATCCTATTATGCCAGGGGTGCTCCAGATTGAAGCAATGGCTCAGCTGGCCAGTATCCTTCTGTTGAGAAAAGCAGGGAATGCGGGCAAACTCGGTTACTTTATGAGCGCGGACAAGGTGAAGTTTCGAAAGCCGGTGATGCCAGGCGATACGCTGATCATCGAGGTGGAAATGACTAAGGCAAGAGGAAAGATTGGAAAAGCTTTTGGAAAATGCTACGTCAACAAGGAGACGGTTTGCGAAGGAGAGCTTCTCTTTGCTCTGGTTGATGGTTAA
- a CDS encoding methylated-DNA--[protein]-cysteine S-methyltransferase — MDPMTSTQNRLEKHIFLESVIGPVRIILIEGLPARLQPVNPSTPHLSKWILESQRQSPMLFRLLSKSLLNGDIFEGELLLQGLSPFYKMVLERVKTIPKGSVKTYSQLAEEIGHPLAVRAVGSALARNPMPLLIPCHRVIRKNGLIGHYSLGGKSMKEKLLKMEGVRIDKDKKVKFSFVVSS, encoded by the coding sequence ATGGACCCCATGACTTCGACACAAAATCGACTCGAAAAGCATATCTTTCTTGAAAGTGTTATTGGGCCTGTGAGGATAATTCTAATCGAAGGTCTACCTGCAAGACTCCAACCTGTCAACCCAAGCACTCCTCACTTATCTAAATGGATTCTAGAAAGCCAAAGGCAATCGCCCATGCTTTTTAGACTTCTGTCCAAGAGTCTACTAAACGGGGATATTTTTGAAGGAGAACTTTTGCTTCAAGGGCTTTCTCCCTTTTACAAAATGGTATTGGAACGGGTAAAAACAATTCCCAAAGGCTCAGTAAAAACCTACAGTCAACTTGCAGAAGAAATAGGGCATCCTCTTGCTGTTAGGGCTGTTGGATCAGCCCTAGCCAGAAATCCTATGCCTCTGCTGATTCCCTGTCATCGCGTAATTAGAAAAAATGGCCTGATTGGCCATTATAGCTTGGGCGGAAAGTCAATGAAAGAAAAACTCCTTAAAATGGAAGGGGTGCGGATTGATAAAGATAAAAAAGTAAAATTTTCTTTTGTGGTTTCTTCTTAA
- the lpxA gene encoding acyl-ACP--UDP-N-acetylglucosamine O-acyltransferase — translation MQTSIHPTAVVSSKAQIGAGVEIGPYAYIGEGVQIGDYCIIHPHAVLKGQIEIGPENEFYSFCVIGEKSQDLKYQGEPTYLKIGTNNVFREFSTVHRSTFKGQTTEIGSYNHFLAYTHIAHDCRIGDWCVFSNNATLAGHVVVEDHVTIGGLSAVHQFCRIGKFSMIGGCTKVVQDVIPFSLVDGNPAKLRSLNLVGLKRNHFSEEQIKSLKFALKLLLDGGLNISQALEELEKVTEKTQELMAIIRFIKDSERGVIR, via the coding sequence ATGCAGACCTCTATTCATCCCACGGCGGTTGTAAGTTCAAAGGCGCAGATTGGCGCTGGAGTCGAAATAGGTCCCTATGCCTATATTGGGGAAGGTGTCCAGATTGGAGACTATTGCATCATTCATCCGCATGCCGTTCTTAAAGGACAGATTGAAATTGGCCCGGAAAACGAATTTTATTCTTTTTGTGTGATTGGTGAAAAATCCCAGGATTTAAAATATCAAGGAGAGCCTACCTATCTTAAAATCGGCACAAATAACGTTTTTAGGGAATTTTCTACCGTGCATCGTTCTACCTTTAAGGGACAAACGACTGAAATTGGTTCTTATAACCATTTTTTGGCTTATACTCATATTGCTCACGATTGTCGAATAGGAGACTGGTGTGTGTTTTCTAACAATGCCACACTGGCTGGACATGTTGTGGTCGAAGACCATGTCACGATAGGCGGTCTTTCGGCCGTACATCAGTTTTGTCGGATTGGGAAATTCTCGATGATTGGCGGCTGCACGAAGGTTGTTCAAGATGTGATCCCATTTTCTCTAGTTGATGGCAATCCTGCTAAGCTCCGTTCCCTCAACCTCGTCGGTTTGAAAAGAAATCATTTTTCAGAAGAACAGATTAAAAGCCTCAAGTTTGCCTTAAAACTGCTTCTGGATGGGGGATTAAACATTTCCCAGGCTTTAGAAGAATTAGAGAAAGTCACTGAAAAAACTCAAGAGCTTATGGCCATCATCCGTTTTATCAAGGATTCTGAACGAGGCGTTATTCGCTAG